Sequence from the Populus nigra chromosome 17, ddPopNigr1.1, whole genome shotgun sequence genome:
TCCAAGCATATTATTTGATTTAGGTTTGTTTATtgttaatcaattaaaatatatgaacataattaattttattatattttaaaattagcttACAAATTTTATCTCCAACTCTGAAAGTTCTAGCAAAGGACCAAGAACCAATATCTGTACAAGGATGCATCCatgaatatctttaaaaaactcAGTGTGTCAAAAAACTATCTtaatctaatagtttaagctgttaggtaaaattttaagatataatttatattattttctaacaaattcccttaagtgaaagccctttgaatttgaaatttgcACAAGCTTACATTAccttctatttaatttttatcaaataaataagaatgatgagattcgaacccGTGATCTATTAGTCATCAAGACtatgataccatgtcaaaaaactaGCTTAAAACTATAAGTAAGATTTTATTCTCTGACTTTCCatgaataaaaagagagagaaacagaaAACAATGAGCAGGGATATAAATGCGTCATCGGCAGCAGAGTTGGATTGatcagagaaaaaaagaaacaacctgaagaagaagaaaaggatgcaGCAGGGCAGCATTAAAAGACCCAGGAAAGAAAAGGCAAGTGAAAAGGGAAAAACCTGATGAAAGAATAAATTTGCGCAGGACAAACCGAGCACACAAAAAACAGAATCACAAAGCCTCAACACGAACACCCCCTGAAGAACAACAAATACAGAGCAGCACAGCCCAAACAAAGCTTTGTGGATAGACAACAAACCTTCAGAGCAAGTTGAATAACAACAGAACAAATGTTGAGATTATAAGAGAAACAAACGTTATCGGACTCCATGTCTATAATTATCTTTACCTCCCAAACCTTTAAGATGCCATTAGAATATTATATGTGCACACAATTTCATTTCTTGATAGTTCCACCATCTATTGGGGTTGCAGACCCTTTAACTTTCTGGGTTTGATGCGGAAGACATTGAGGATGAATTTTCTTCCAGAATGTATGGGGATAGAAACAATATTGGCCAGTAGGTTTCAACTCTGATTCCGGATCTTACCAAAGTGAAGGCTTGAAGCTATAAAGATAATTAATGTACACAATAGCTCTATACTACTCCAAAGTTGTTCGTGCAAGCACCCACCCCCGAGCCAAAATCCCGGTTTCCTTCtatctataaaaataacttaCGCAATGACTTAAAAGTTGGTTAAATAAGTCGatgacttattattattatttttattttttttaagatcaatatTCGTGTGGGTCTCACAACTATGATTGGCTTTAAGAAGAtgttaaatattacaaaagaaaatgaaaaacgtTTAAAGTTTGACGTGACGGGAACGGGACTCAACGACAGGTCGGAGGCAGAAAAGAAAGCAGATGGAAGTGGTCCGCCATGATGACAAAGAAAGAGGTTTCCAGACGCCGAGGGAGCAATTACCAGGAATCTCCCGTTCTAAACGTGTCAAACCAACCCCACGCGTGCCTCTCTTTCTCCTCGTCTGTACACTGCACGAATGAAATCTATCCACCAGTATCCTTCAACGGGGCCCCACTTCCTCAGGTTTTCCTTTATCTGCTACCACGTGTATGGGCACGCGCTCTCAGCGGGTTTTATCTGTTTTAGCCTCTCGATGACCCTGACTTTTCTAACAGAAGCAGGTACGTGTTAGTAGGTTCAATGGCGCGTGTAATCACGCTTTTGCAAAAGACGGATTAGAGGTTTTTAGGGCAAACTTCGAACATGGGACTCGACTTCTCCAtaataaagttttgatttggTACCCTTACTCCTAATAGCTCCAATGTTGCCCTTGGCCTAACAAGATTGTGACGCATCTCTCTCCTCTAGAGGAttaattttcaaacaataaaatatattttattcttgtatattttagtttttttctatttaaacttGACTACAAAGATTTGAGGAGAGACTACCATGGTTGTGTGCCTAAAACTAATCTAGAAAAAAGGTATGAGTCATAAGGATTACTAAATCAAtcctaataaattatttttgataagaTTTagtctatatgtttttttaaaataaattatcagatTTAATTCGaaataagttttaattatatttgaccaagtcaatcattttattaaaaaattaattaggtcatctaaattttataaaatcaatatttttttattcaatttaaatttgatccGCGTTGATTTCAAgttgtgagtttttttaaatcaacccaCCGAGTCAAACAAGTATAACAactacaagaaaaatacaaGAGAATGATGTCAAATACCCGAGTAATATAAAAGTGTTTGGTTTAACCATTTGTTAAAAGTTTTGTTAGgaataaaatcacataaaacgACCATGTATTGCTTGCATAATTGTTAGGTGAGAAGGATTTGGGCATTAATCATGGAAATCATGAAACATAGCGTTTTAGAGAACATTTTTAATGACATTTATGGAAGTCTATCTATTTCTACAATAGTACTATCATACAAGGTTACGACCATGCCACTTTAAACAAAGAATTGGCAATCACTTTTCTAGCATATTTTTGTGACTTTCAACAaggttttaaaatattcattattGATGCAATTTATGCTCTCCCTCCGCATGATACAATGCATCAAAAACATAATCATCCTTTGACAAACATATATGATATCTTCAAAACAATTTATTGAATCAAACTTGAATAACATATAATGGCTTTTTTGGttcttaaaatgatattttgtgTTGTAATTGatatagatttaattattttgaatagtATAAGACATTTGAGCTCTAATTGGGTTTAAAAAAGGAATATAAAACATTGATTTAATATCTACTTTTTGGATTTAATGCTAATGTAAATGTACTCTTAACATTTCCTTTTACTTCaacaacatcaaattatttctaaacctttttttgttattatgataATTAGAGTATTTTTCACCATCAAAGACTAATTAAgtgtttattttcattttataatctatttttataatcattttttatttgaaaaggcaataaattgatgttttttagattttttgatatgttgatataaaaataaaaagaaaatctaaaacaaatattattttgatacattttcaatttaaaaacacatgtaAAAAACACTGTATTTCATAATACCAAATACATACTAAATCTATATTTGTTTGGGTTAAGGATAAACCATCCATATTTTAACGAGTGCATTTGTAAAACAATTATCATGTTATTCTAACAAAAATAACTTTACTTGGtgtttgtatatttatttcGCTAAGATTTTTCTAAAGATTTCAggaatattattattgaagtgTGTTTTTAGTATCtcatttattctttctttctttctttcttttcctttccttttctttttctcactcATACTTCAAcctatttcttgttttttcttctttatttaaaatGCATTTGGTTCCTCAATTTATATAACtagttaattttagttttatcattatgataattcaatcaattaaacttatttttattcaagttgagcaaaaagtaataatttatttgggaaagattaatttttttttatcaatctcattaaaaaataaaaactagctttattttatttttatgaaaaataataaataaaagcatcataataataaaactaacattaactaaatataaaaataaaaggaccaaATGAAGACATgagctagaaaaaaataatcctagATTTCCAAAATCTACAAAAGGAGCGTGTGACCCCCACTTTCCTTATCCAAACGTGGAAACAGAATCCGAGTCTTTGCCCCGTTCAAAACCTACCGAAATTAAATCCCACAGAAACTCCTCTTCCTCTTCGATAAAAACCCCAAACCCAACCCCTGTTTCCTTATTGTTATTCAGTAAAATCCGCCACTGTAGAATCAAATTCCTGCGACTTAGAAGATGGAGGAGGAATTCAACTCCCAACTCCCAACTCCTCCTCTCGATCCTCtctttttcaatcaaaattctGACCAAAACGACAACTTAAACGTTCCTGATCTGTCCTCTGATTTCGAGGACATGTCCGATTTTGACATCACCTTTGATGATCTCACTGACCTTTACTTCCCTTCCGAGAACGAGCAGTTCCTTATCCCTGACAACAATGCGGTCAGCCCGGACATGGGTAGATCAGATAACCTGGGTTTTGAATCCGGTTCTCTTGAAGGTTGTTTAGGGGTTTTTGATTCTAATCCCGTGAATTTGGAGTCGCCGGAGTCTGGTGGATCTGGGATATGTGGTGATCAGGGCGGCTTGGAGGTTGATAAGTATCTTAATCCTTCACCGTCGGAGGCTGGGAGTTGTGATTCGGGTGGGTCTGATAGTCGAAGCTCTGATTTGGGTCCTGCTTCGTCTCACGGGTCTGGGAATTCTGGGTCGGGTGTGTTGAATGCGGGTTCGCCGGAATCAGGTACGAATGGCAATCCCTGTAATTATGTTGTTGATCAGAAAGTTGTGAAAACTGAAACTGAAAGTGCGAGAAActtgaaaaatgataaaattgcgTTGActaagaggaaaaaagaaatgggTGATGGAGAAAATGGAGACGTTATGCGGAACTTTAAGTCCCGGAAAGCTGAGGGTGAAGATGTGAGTGTTAATGTTAGTGGGGGTGTGGTTTCGAgtgaagaagaggagaagaggaaaGCGAGGTTGGTGAGGAATCGGGAGAGTGCGCATTTGTCTAGGCAAAGGAAGAAGCATTATGTTGAGGAATTAGAAGATAAGGTGAGAGCAATGCATTCGACTATAGCTGATTTGAATGGTAAAGTTTCCTATTTTATGGCTGAAAATGCTACTTTGCGACAACAATTGAATGGGAACAGTGCGTGCCCGCCACCAATGTATGCACCCATGGCGCCTTATCCATGGGTGCCGTGTGCGCCTTATGTTGTTAAGCCTCAAGGGTCTCAAGTGCCATTGGTTCCGATTCCTAGGTTGAAACCGCAACAAGCTGTTCCTATGGCAAAGACTAAGAAGGTTGAGAGTAAGAAAGGCGAGGGTAAAACTAAGAAGGTTGCTAGTGTTAGTTTggttggtttgatattttttattttgttgtttggtGGGCTGGTTCCTATGGTGGATGTTAAGTTTGGAGGAGTTAGAGAGAGTGGAATTAGTGGGTTTGGTTTTGGTAGTGAGAGGTTTTTGGATCAGCATAAGGGAAGGGTTTTGATTGTTGATGGGCACTCAAATGGGTCGCATGAAAATGTCGGTGTTGGGTTGTCTAATGAAAAAATACATTGTTTGAGAGGTCGTACAGGGTGTCCAGAGCATGATTCTGCAAATAAAGGGGCTGCTGAGCATGTACCTGGATCAGATGAATTTGGTCAGTTTGGTAATGCTAGTGAACAGCTCGTTGCATCTTTATATGTGCCAAGAAACGATAAGCTTGTGAAGATAGATGGAAACTTGATAATTCATTCTATTCTGGCAAGCGAGAGAGCTATGGCCTCTCATGAAAGTCCTGAAGTGAATATCACTAAGCAGACAGCACTGGCTATTCCTGATGTTGGTAACAATAGAGGGAGGCATTCTCATGTGTACCGAACTCATGCTGAGCGACAGAAGGCCCTTGCTTCTGGATCTGCTGACACTTCAAAGGACAATGTGAAGTCATCTGCAGCTAAAGGCAAACTGCAACAGTGGTTCCGTGAAGGCCTTGCAGGTAATTATTATGCCTGTCACTCATTTTATTCCCTTCATGTATGCATATAGGCTGCCagtaaaatttctattttttacgtttttaatataaactgtccattgaaatttaaaattttgttttcgaCAGTGGCATTCTGGTTAATGTATGTTTCTTGTCATTGTTCACGTAGTACTGTTTATCATGCGCCAAACAATGGATCAAACCTAATTTTGGTGGTTTTTGGacattcaaaatcatttttgctTTTACGATCTCTCAAGTTCAAAGATACCAATAGATTCTCGCTCATAAAAAAGAagtcaaaaaatgaaaaatggacGTTATTAGAGGATCGGCTGTAGTAATGGCAGATGATGAGTTGAAGAGAAGACAGAATGTGAGAGCGGCTGTATGGGAATCCTGGAAACTTGGGAGCTCTAAAGGAAATGCATTTGCAATTCCGTTGACTGATTGACTGAAATTTGAATTGTTGGACTTGAGTGTTTAGTTACTGCACCTTTGCTCTGCCTTTAAATCACAGCTTATTGATTTAAGAttgtttatttcctttttgACAATTCTCTGGACATTATTTATTTGCACCTTGCAGGACTAAAGAAACTGGAGTTTGTAACTCCATTTTTTGTTTGTCTGCTACTTATTAACAGTGCGTGATTGCTTAATTTTCTTCTCAGGGCCATTGTTGAGTTCAGGTATGTGCACTGAAGTGTTCCAGTTTGATGTCTCACCAACACCAGGAGCCATAGTTCCTGCGTCCTCAGTTGCCAATGTGACAGCAGAGCACCAGAAGAACAATTCTACTCGCCTCAACAAGGGGAGGAATAGAAGGATCCTCCGTGGCCTTCCAATTCCTCTCGCGGGATCGGATCTCAATATCACTGGAGAACACGCGGGAAGGAACACTCATAAGGAGAGCTTTCAGGGTAATAAATCGGTTTCTCCAATGGTTGTCTCTGTCCTTGTTGATCCTAGAGAGGCTGGCGACAGTGACGTTGATGGCGTAATCACCCCAAAGTCACTTTCTCGGATTTTTGTAGTCGTGCTCGTAGACAGCATAAAATATGTAACTTATTCGTGCGTGCTTCCTAGCATTGGTCCTCACCTAGTTACAACTTGAGGATGGCAAGAAGTTGGGTTTACTGTAAACTTACCCAACTTCAGCACCCAGTTTTGTATATAGGAGAATAACAGTATCAGTAGCCACTCTAACCTCATGTACTctcaaaaacttatttatcaTCCTTAACATTTCCTTGCCATAACTGTACTGTTCTCATATATGGTCGATAATCCGATCCTCAATCCTTATAATACCTTCAAATGGGTTGTGACTGGgatatatgttttgtttatatGCCATTTCATGGAAGGCAATCAAGGGACTAGAAGGTGAAATGCTCTAGGCAGCGTTACCAAGTTGGACTAACTTTTATATCTGGAGGATAAAAATACGATCGCTTAGCCAAAAGAGCGTCCGGTTACAGACTAGTTCAAAAATAACTTGGCTTGTCAACAATGTGAGAACTGAAAAGAATCAATACCCCACAAGTTAATTAAGCTCGTCTAAACTGACAAAGTTATGTAATTGAACTATATTGatgaatgaataaatgatttacccaaaaaaaattcactgaGATTCAGTTACATCAGCAGCTAGAGCATAACTAACATGAACTAGGATTGAATTGTCTGTACATAAGAATTAAATCTTGTATCAATGTTGATTACAAGTAACAAATTAAGGCCTCAATATTCCATTGGATCCACTGACTTGTGCTGTTGTTCTGCATTCATCTCCTTCCACAAAGATTTCTTCCTGATTTGATCATTCTCGAATTGCCTTTGATTGCTTGCCATCTCTTCTGCTGTCATAGTCACGAGTTTCTCTGGCTTAATCTGTCCAAGAAGAACTTTCCTTCTCAAATCTGGATTCTTTGGATCCTTCATGTTGAACAATATTGACCTGTACTTCAATTGTTTGGTGCCATTGAAAAGCCCCATCCTTTCAAACATCAGCGATTCAACATCAGCAGCAACAATAATTGGGTCACGCAATCTTACTGCTTCCATCAAATCCTCTTTAACCTCCTTTGCAACTCTGCACAATGACTCCACAAGAATGTGCCTGACCTTGCTACGCAAGCCATCACTGCACTTGACAGGTTCTTCTGATGGTTTCTTGAAACTACAGAAATCTTTCACATTCTCTTGCTGCGTGATGCGCTTGGTAGATGGTTTCTTGAAACAGCGCCTGATACTTTGTACTTTTCCTGGATTTGTGCAGCGCATGGCAGGATCTTGTGGTGGTTTCTTGAAACAACTGGaaccattttctttctcttcttttatcttcttctctgTCTGAATAGGCATGTTAACTTTAACCCTTCCTATTACTCTTCCTTGTATCTTGACAATAAGGGTCCCCGTTCTTGACCCACTTGTAGATTTTGTTGGCTGAGTCTTACCATCAATGGCAGGGTTTCTTGCGTACAGATTCCTACTCCAAGCATCCAGCAAGCAAGAAGCAGTATTTCTGATCATCTTTACACGGTGTTTTGTGAGATATTGAACTTCTTTTGCAACAGGAGTGGAGACAAGAACCCTGGATGATGTTACGGGGAACCTCTTAAGCTGGTCCAAAGCATCTAGGCATCGATATACTTCAGGAAATATTGAAGCAGAAGTGGCCACAATGGCTGCAGATTTTTTTGCTGACTCAAACAGCGACAGAAACTGTTTCTCCATTGATAACTGGTCTTATCAACTAGGGCTTAATCTAAAGAACTACAAAAAAGGCAAGACAGAAGACTAAACTGAAAATGTaggtttaatttcttttgagatGGAGGACCATGTGATGGAAACGTTTCTTTTTATAGGCATGAAGGGTCAATCCTAGTTTGATCCTGTATCCGATTGCTTAACGGAGAGTATGTGGGAGTTCTCCAATTAAATCCTTACAAAATGGGGATCCCAGCAGAAATCCGATTGATTTTAGGAAACATAGGTAGAATCTTTTAGAATTTAATCCTTGAGATTAGtttcaatttttgaaaaaaaaaaaaaagtagttaatAGGGCATTGCATTTTCAGGGCCAAAATTGTTGAGTCTGGCATGTTTATGCTGCAAGTTCAGGAATCGTTGTCATTACTGCTTCCTGAGTTTGATGTCTCCAATTTTTCTTGTCAAGTTTTATGGACAGAATCAAATTAGCCATTATTTATGTCGTGTTTTTCCAACTTCCAATGATCATTTGCCCTTAAGAAATAGTTGGAGTTCTGGATTGGAAATTCTTCCATGGTACTTCAATAACAAGCTAATGGCATCCACACCAAAGAATATTACAAATATAAGGTAATGAGCCGCTCCCTATCCCTGAATGACACAGCATATATATAATGAACGATAGGAAACAAGAGTTTCTCAAACTTAAATTAAAGCCctaaaatatagagaaaactCAGATTGTATAAACTCTAAAGGTTAATGCTTTAAATAGTAGCTAAAGTGACCTAAGccagaaaggaaaaggaagaccagaacaactagaaaaataaaaaaaaaatcccagacAAAATCTTTTGAGTTTAATTTGGACATGTTCTCTAAATATACgaacaaaaaaaatgagtgaAAAAACAGTTGATGTCCTCCTGATGATTATCAATGTTGCATATCTTTCTTTGTTGTTGGTTTAACTAACTTCATGATCATGTCTATTGGTTTTGATCGGATGCAATAATCAACTCATGTTTGTCATTGCCCGCGTC
This genomic interval carries:
- the LOC133676980 gene encoding transcription elongation factor TFIIS-like — translated: MEKQFLSLFESAKKSAAIVATSASIFPEVYRCLDALDQLKRFPVTSSRVLVSTPVAKEVQYLTKHRVKMIRNTASCLLDAWSRNLYARNPAIDGKTQPTKSTSGSRTGTLIVKIQGRVIGRVKVNMPIQTEKKIKEEKENGSSCFKKPPQDPAMRCTNPGKVQSIRRCFKKPSTKRITQQENVKDFCSFKKPSEEPVKCSDGLRSKVRHILVESLCRVAKEVKEDLMEAVRLRDPIIVAADVESLMFERMGLFNGTKQLKYRSILFNMKDPKNPDLRRKVLLGQIKPEKLVTMTAEEMASNQRQFENDQIRKKSLWKEMNAEQQHKSVDPMEY
- the LOC133677219 gene encoding bZIP transcription factor 17-like; translation: MEEEFNSQLPTPPLDPLFFNQNSDQNDNLNVPDLSSDFEDMSDFDITFDDLTDLYFPSENEQFLIPDNNAVSPDMGRSDNLGFESGSLEGCLGVFDSNPVNLESPESGGSGICGDQGGLEVDKYLNPSPSEAGSCDSGGSDSRSSDLGPASSHGSGNSGSGVLNAGSPESGTNGNPCNYVVDQKVVKTETESARNLKNDKIALTKRKKEMGDGENGDVMRNFKSRKAEGEDVSVNVSGGVVSSEEEEKRKARLVRNRESAHLSRQRKKHYVEELEDKVRAMHSTIADLNGKVSYFMAENATLRQQLNGNSACPPPMYAPMAPYPWVPCAPYVVKPQGSQVPLVPIPRLKPQQAVPMAKTKKVESKKGEGKTKKVASVSLVGLIFFILLFGGLVPMVDVKFGGVRESGISGFGFGSERFLDQHKGRVLIVDGHSNGSHENVGVGLSNEKIHCLRGRTGCPEHDSANKGAAEHVPGSDEFGQFGNASEQLVASLYVPRNDKLVKIDGNLIIHSILASERAMASHESPEVNITKQTALAIPDVGNNRGRHSHVYRTHAERQKALASGSADTSKDNVKSSAAKGKLQQWFREGLAGPLLSSGMCTEVFQFDVSPTPGAIVPASSVANVTAEHQKNNSTRLNKGRNRRILRGLPIPLAGSDLNITGEHAGRNTHKESFQGNKSVSPMVVSVLVDPREAGDSDVDGVITPKSLSRIFVVVLVDSIKYVTYSCVLPSIGPHLVTT